TCTCGTCATAGATTTACAAATAATTTTAATCTTCGATTCAGCGCACTTAATATTTTTGATCATCCAAGAGAATTGAGATTTGGATACCCAGAACCTCAAAGATCATTTCTCATTGTTGGTGAGGCGACCCTGTGATTAGTGTGTTAAAAAAATATATTTATAACAATAGTTTTTTTAAATTAATGATCTTGTTTTTGTTTGTGGGCACTTTGGCAAATGCGAACGAAAACGCAAATGCGCCCAAACGTATTATTGCTCTTAGCCCAGCAATCGTAGAACTTATGTATACCTTGGGTTTTGAAAACAAAATCGTGGGCGCATCAGAGTTTGCCGACTTTCCTGAGGCAGCAAAAAAAATTCCAGTTGTTGGGCCCTACACAAAGCCAAGTCTTGAAAGAATTGTTCAACTAAAGCCTGATTTAGTACTCATTCCAATCGAAGGGCCCGCTGATATTAAAAGACGATTTGATCAGTTAAAAATCAGATACGAAGTTTTAAGCATGCGCACCCTTGATGAAATAGGTTCGACAGCAAAACAAATTGCAAGTCTTGTCGGAGAAGCTGACGTAGGAATTAAATTTGAAAAAAACTGGTCCAAACAACTAATTGAAAGTTTTAGTACGAAAAAAGTTTTTACAAAAAGTCCACATGTTCTTTTAGAAGTAGAGCATTCACCCTTAATAATCGCTGGCCAAATGACTTTCTTACACGAGATATTAGAAAAATGCGGGGGAGAAAATATCTTTAAAGACCTCAAGGGTTATCCGCGCATCTCTAAAGAGCTGCTTTTTAATAAAAAGATTGATCTCATATTGCTCGCTGATCATTTCTCTAATGAACAAACAAAAACGCGAGCCCTTAATAACTGGAAATCATTTTTGCCCACAAAAAATACACGTCTTGTGGTTTTAAGCCCCGACATTACAACACGCCCTGGACCCCGCTTACTTGAAGGCATTAAAATAATTTGCGGGGCACTTTAATGACCGATAGCACTGGCAAAACCACAAACACCATAAACGTTAAACTTCTGGTTCTCTTTTTTTTAGCCATCAGTGCATTTCTTTTTTCACTTCACCGCGGCCACGTTGAGATTTCATTTAACGAGATCATGGCTTGGCTCACAAAACAAAATATGTCTGATGAATCTGCATTTCTTATTTCAACTTTGAGATTTCCACGCACACTAGCTGCATTTATTATTGGCGCAACCCTTGGCGTTTGTGGATTAGTCTTTCAAACACTTCTAAGAAACCCACTCGCCGAACCCTACACACTCGGCTTATCTGGCGGAAGTTGCTTGGGCGCTGTGGCTGCACTTACATTTTCTTTAGAGCCACCTGAATTTTGGATCCCCACACTATCAACAGTTGGATGTTTATCTGCGACATTATTAGTATTAGGATTAGGCCGTAAAAAACTTTCATTTGAAAGTAGAAGCCTCATACTTTTTGGCGTGATGATTTCACTTTTTTTCAGTGCAGCAGTTGTAGCTGGGCTTTCTATTTTATCACCACAAAAACTTCAGACCGCACTTTTTTGGCTCTTAGGAGAGTTTGGTACAAGTCGCGACATCTGGATCAAATCCATTGGACCGGTTTTAGTTGCCGGTATGCTTATCATTTTATTTAAATCCCGAGGGCTTGACGCCTTAAGTCTCGGTGAAGCCCGAGCTCTTTCACTAGGCTTTTCTCCTCGCAAAGAGCGCGTTGTTTTAATTCTTATTTGTACACTATTAACCGCCCTGAGTGTTTGCATCTCAGGCCTAGTTGGTTTTGTGGGGCTTGTCTCACCTCATCTTGCTCGAAAATTTTTAAAAACATCACGGCATCATACACTCGTTATTGGCTCAGCTTTTACAGGCGCAATTCTTCTCACATTAGCCGACAGCATTGCGCGCTCAGCTCTCATGACAACTGAAATTCCCGCAGGAAGTATCTCAGCCCTTATTGGCGCACCGGTTATGATTTTTTTATTACTAGGATATAAAAATGCTTCGGTTGAATAAAGTCAGTAGCGGCTATGATCCGACTAAACAAATTTTAAAAGAAATTGATTTTGAAATTTCTAACGGCGAAATCATAGCCATCATGGGTTTAAACGGCTCAGGCAAAAGCACACTTCTACGAACTTGTCTTGGCCTACTTTCCCCCTTACACGGCGAAGTGTTACTCAACAACAAAAAACTTTTAAGTTACACTCCACACCAAAGAGCACAAAAGATTTCATTACTTGATTCACAAACTACTATTGCATTTTCAATGACCGTTCGAGAACTACTTGAACTCTCGATTTCTTTGCATGGTAAAAAAGAATTATTTGCCCTTGCTTTAGAAGCCGTTGGATTAAAAGGGTTTGAAGAAAAAAACCTGCTTGAACTTTCAAGTGGCGAAACAAGGCGAGCGCTTATTGCACATACGTTATGTACAAATGCTGAAATCATAATGATTGATGAACCATTTGCGCATCTTGATTGGCGGCACCAAGAACAACTTGCCCAAAGTCTGAAGTCTTGGAATAAAAAATTTAATACGACTTTTGTCTTAGCTATTCATGAACTTGAATGGATCATTCAAATCGCCCACACAGTTTGCGCACTAGGCAAAGGTAAAATTTTAGCAAGCGGTAGCCCAGAATATGTTTTCCAGTCGCAACTAGTCTGTGAATTGTTTGCTTTTCAAGCGCGCATCGACGAAAATCCTATAGATGGGTCACGTAGATTAACACTGGGTCGACCACTTAAATAAAACCAGGCCAACATTACAAAGGCAACCATGAGCAAAGAACGCAAAGCATTTTCTTGGTCCACTTCAATAGTTATTCATAGCATTCTCGCAATTCTACTTCTCAAAGCCGGTTATCATTATGCAATGCCTGAAGGTGACGTTGTGAGCATCGAAGTTGGAAGTGGCAATCAAGGTGTACAAACTGCAATTCCAACTGAGTCGCAAGATGTTGAAGTTAAAGCACCCGCGAAAACACAACCCATCGCAAAACCAATTGTCGCAGCTCAACCAAAACAAACATCAGAATTTAAACGTGTCGTAGAAAAACCTGATGCGCAACCTTTAGAACAAGAAGACTCACCAGTTGTTGTACCAATTGCTGAACCTTCACCTGAACCAGAAGCTCAAGCTGAGGAATCGCAAAAACCAGAAGAAGCCCCACCGGTTGTAGCACCCGTTGAAACACAAGCTGAAAACACTGATAATCAAGATGAAACTTCCGAGCAACCCGAGGTTCCACAAGAAGCAGCAGCACCTGGGCCAGTAGTAGCAAATCCTGATGCCACAGGAGAAAATTCAGCAGCTCCACCAAAATTTGGAACACCCGGCACAACTATTGACGAAGCAAGGTTAGTTCCCAAAGCTGGAAACAAAGAAGTTCGTTACCCATGGATGGCGCGCATGAAACGTCAAGAGGGAACAACCGTTGTTGCAGCATATGTAAGAAAAGATGGAACCATTTCACACGCGATGATTGTTAAGTCTTCAGGTGTAGAAGCGTTAGACAAAGAAGTCATGGAAATATACCCGAAGTGGCGCTTTCAACCGGGCACATCAGGCTGGGTTGTAAAGCCGTACCATTTCAGATTGAAAAAATGATGAAAAAATTTTTTGCACTAACAGTAATTTTAATCTCCTATCTTTTTGCTCCCCAGATTTTTGCATCTGGCACTGCAAAGCCATTAATGAATCTGGAGATCGGAGTCTGTACACATATTAACCACGGCCCCGAGCTTGAAGTGATTAAAGACATGGGGGCAAAATGGATTCGCATAGACATGAATTGGGAATACATGGAGCCCACAAAAGATAATTGGGAATTCACTCTATTTGATAAAATCGTAAAAGCCGCCAAAGACAACGGTCTAAAAATCTATGCGACTCTTGCGTATGCGCCGGCTTGGGCAAGTTCCAACGGAAAATCAAACGGTATTCCCGACGCTGAAGGTTGGAAACGCTTTGTACGTGTTGCCGTTGAACGTTACAAAAATGACATTCCTGTTTTTGGAATTTGGAATGAACCAAATCTAGAGGGTTTTTGGGTAGGTACATCTGATCAGTACGTTGAGCTACTGCTTAAACCTGCGTACACGGTTATTAAATCGATAAACGAAAATTTAATTGTCGCCGGACCCGACCTTGCTCATTTGTATAAATCAAATATTTCCATGGGTGATTTTTTTAACTCTATTAAAAAATTAAACGGCAGAAATTATCTCGATATTATTGCTCACCATATCTATGCAGGAGATGATTTCAGTAAAAAAGTGAACGGATATTCTTTTGCGGGATTTACATATAAAGATGGCCTCAAACAGCTTTTAGAAAAAGGCGGCGTAACCGATAAACCCGTCTGGATTACAGAGTTTGGAATTGACGCTAACGTGACTGGCGAACTTAAGCAGACAGAAGGCATAAGCTCACAACTTAAATTTATGGCTACTCAATCATGGATAAAAAATGCGTTTATATATGAACTAGTCGATGACCCAAGTATTGATTGGCAATATGGCCTTATCAACAGAAACAATCAGCCCCGCCCCGTTTATTACGAAGTGAAAAAGCTCATAAGTTCAGGGTTTAGATAATTGGCGGACTTTTCTTAGTCGCCGAATAGAACTTTTTTGGAAGGTGTTGAACCCTTGCTGCGAAGTCTACGTTTACGCTCGCGGCCTTCTTTTGATTTTTTCTTTTTACGTTTCAATTCTGTAGCTTTTGTTTTTGAGGCCATGATTTAAATCCTTTTTAAAAAACATTTACAATGCCAAGTAAGTAGCGCATCTGACTCAAATGTGCAACTAAAAGCTCGATTTGCTCCTTAGAACTGCAGCCAGGCTTGAAATGTATGGGCTGTATCGCCTGTGACGGCGACATTATTCTTCATAGCGTAAGCAGCACATAATTTAGGCCCTTCCCAGCCGACTCCACTGGTCCAATAGGTTTTGCTATTGATATTATCCCAAATACCACCCACTCGAAGCTGAAATCCCTCTCCCGCATCGATTTCCATACCTAAATTTAAACTTCCTTTTTTCTCAGGATTTCTTTTTTCTTGTCTAGTGACATCTGCGCGAAAACGCAAAATATCCATGATGATTAAGTGCGAACCAATTCCAATTGTTGGAACCATATCAAGATCGTCATCATTAAGAAGATCATAGCCAACGATACCGAAACCCAAAAATGTTGCAGGCACAACGAGCATACCTGCGGTGAAATTATGTTTTGTAAAACCAGGTGCTGCTGAGTTCATTCTAAAAAGTCTACGTCCTTGAAAGCCGATACCTAAACGTTGAAGAAATCTTCCAGCTAAACTAAAAGAAAAATCCTGATCGATAATTACGCGGTCATGAAATGAAGCGCGTTTATAATAATAACCAAAACCACCCGAAACAACTTTGTCAGGGCCATTATCAGTCATTGCAAATGAAGTCGTGTTTACCGGATCACTCAGTGTTGCGCGCGCTGTTTGAAATGTAGCTCCCACATTGTAGTCTTGAGTAAATGCGATTGCAGCTGGATTTAAGTAGTGTGAGTCGATGCCGTTTACAGCTGCACGTCCAGCTTCGCCAAGTGCGGTGGGTGCTGCGCCAAAAAAACTTTGTGCAAATGAATACTGCGGTTTACAAATCGAGAGTAAAACCAATACCATTAAGGCTGAAACAACACATCTTTGGAGATACATCGGATGACCCAAGCCTTTCGTCTAGCTTTTGCTTTTTTCGTACTACTATTCACTTTATCCTCAAATGCACTAGCGAACGCAACGGATATCAGCACAACTATTCGTGAAGTCACACCTGGCCAAACATTTGAAGATCTTTTATTACGCGCAGGATTTTCAAAACGACACGCCAACAGACTCCTGGTGAATCCCACCTTGCCCACAAGGATGAATCTCACACCTAATGAAAAATATCTTATCATTCACAATAAAAAACTTGGTCGTACAGAAGCTTGTTTTTATCTTGATTACTATAATGAGGCTGTTGGATTTTGGTTTGATAAAAACGGTGATGCTGGTGTCGAACGAAAACCCATCGACTTTAAAATTGTCACTAAAACTTTTTTTGGAAGAGTTCGCGGAAGCATCGTTGAGAGTATTAAAAAATTAATTCCCGATGAGTGGCCCGCAGCTCGTTTCGTTGATGCTTTTTCATGGGATCTCAACCTTGCTAAAAAATTAGTAAAAGATGACTCGTTTAAATTCACTATCGAAGAAAAATACGATCACGGACATTTTGTAAAGTACGGTGAAATTTTAAACGCTGAACTTGAGACTAACGGAAATCGCCTCAAAAGAGTCTTGTGGAGAAACGAACGAACCCATGTGTTTGTTGATCCCTCCATGCGTTTTGAAGACAGACCTTTCTATGCGCCCGTAGATTATCTACACATCTCAAGTCAATTTTCACGTCGACGCTTTCACCCAGTAAGACGAAATTATCAGGCGCACCTAGGAACAGACTTTGCTTTACCAGAAGGTTCGCCCGTTTATGCTACTCGTGACGGAATCATTAATGATCTCACGCGCCACAGGGCTAATGGAATTCTAGTTCAAATCAGACATGACCATGGTTTTGTGACAACCTACAACCATTTGCAACGTTGGGCGCCAAACCTAACAATCGGCAAAGCCGTACGTGTTGGTGAAATCATTGGATACGTGGGTTGCACAGGATATTGCACAAGCCCTCATCTTCACCTCAGCATCCGAAACGGAAACTATTTATACGACCCCGTATACCTAACAAAACCCTTCCCCCACAAAGAACGCAACTACCACGAATCAAACAAATACAAAACAATGGTAGCCCGCTAACGGCTAACGGCTAACGCACGGCCTTACTTCCTGCATTACAAAAAGGCACGGCCTTACTTTTCGTAATCATCGCGACTAAACGGAACCGAATCCCAATTTTCTAGAGGTAATGGTTTACGATTTTGCGGATCTTTTCTGAGGCGAAATTCACTTTTCCGCAAAGCCTTTTTAATGCTTTCTCGCTCTACATTTTTGTAAGAGGCGTTA
This genomic interval from Oligoflexia bacterium contains the following:
- a CDS encoding iron ABC transporter permease, encoding MTDSTGKTTNTINVKLLVLFFLAISAFLFSLHRGHVEISFNEIMAWLTKQNMSDESAFLISTLRFPRTLAAFIIGATLGVCGLVFQTLLRNPLAEPYTLGLSGGSCLGAVAALTFSLEPPEFWIPTLSTVGCLSATLLVLGLGRKKLSFESRSLILFGVMISLFFSAAVVAGLSILSPQKLQTALFWLLGEFGTSRDIWIKSIGPVLVAGMLIILFKSRGLDALSLGEARALSLGFSPRKERVVLILICTLLTALSVCISGLVGFVGLVSPHLARKFLKTSRHHTLVIGSAFTGAILLTLADSIARSALMTTEIPAGSISALIGAPVMIFLLLGYKNASVE
- a CDS encoding cellulase family glycosylhydrolase — protein: MKKFFALTVILISYLFAPQIFASGTAKPLMNLEIGVCTHINHGPELEVIKDMGAKWIRIDMNWEYMEPTKDNWEFTLFDKIVKAAKDNGLKIYATLAYAPAWASSNGKSNGIPDAEGWKRFVRVAVERYKNDIPVFGIWNEPNLEGFWVGTSDQYVELLLKPAYTVIKSINENLIVAGPDLAHLYKSNISMGDFFNSIKKLNGRNYLDIIAHHIYAGDDFSKKVNGYSFAGFTYKDGLKQLLEKGGVTDKPVWITEFGIDANVTGELKQTEGISSQLKFMATQSWIKNAFIYELVDDPSIDWQYGLINRNNQPRPVYYEVKKLISSGFR
- a CDS encoding ABC transporter ATP-binding protein, producing MLRLNKVSSGYDPTKQILKEIDFEISNGEIIAIMGLNGSGKSTLLRTCLGLLSPLHGEVLLNNKKLLSYTPHQRAQKISLLDSQTTIAFSMTVRELLELSISLHGKKELFALALEAVGLKGFEEKNLLELSSGETRRALIAHTLCTNAEIIMIDEPFAHLDWRHQEQLAQSLKSWNKKFNTTFVLAIHELEWIIQIAHTVCALGKGKILASGSPEYVFQSQLVCELFAFQARIDENPIDGSRRLTLGRPLK
- a CDS encoding TonB family protein, whose protein sequence is MSKERKAFSWSTSIVIHSILAILLLKAGYHYAMPEGDVVSIEVGSGNQGVQTAIPTESQDVEVKAPAKTQPIAKPIVAAQPKQTSEFKRVVEKPDAQPLEQEDSPVVVPIAEPSPEPEAQAEESQKPEEAPPVVAPVETQAENTDNQDETSEQPEVPQEAAAPGPVVANPDATGENSAAPPKFGTPGTTIDEARLVPKAGNKEVRYPWMARMKRQEGTTVVAAYVRKDGTISHAMIVKSSGVEALDKEVMEIYPKWRFQPGTSGWVVKPYHFRLKK
- a CDS encoding M23 family metallopeptidase, yielding MTQAFRLAFAFFVLLFTLSSNALANATDISTTIREVTPGQTFEDLLLRAGFSKRHANRLLVNPTLPTRMNLTPNEKYLIIHNKKLGRTEACFYLDYYNEAVGFWFDKNGDAGVERKPIDFKIVTKTFFGRVRGSIVESIKKLIPDEWPAARFVDAFSWDLNLAKKLVKDDSFKFTIEEKYDHGHFVKYGEILNAELETNGNRLKRVLWRNERTHVFVDPSMRFEDRPFYAPVDYLHISSQFSRRRFHPVRRNYQAHLGTDFALPEGSPVYATRDGIINDLTRHRANGILVQIRHDHGFVTTYNHLQRWAPNLTIGKAVRVGEIIGYVGCTGYCTSPHLHLSIRNGNYLYDPVYLTKPFPHKERNYHESNKYKTMVAR
- a CDS encoding helical backbone metal receptor, with product MISVLKKYIYNNSFFKLMILFLFVGTLANANENANAPKRIIALSPAIVELMYTLGFENKIVGASEFADFPEAAKKIPVVGPYTKPSLERIVQLKPDLVLIPIEGPADIKRRFDQLKIRYEVLSMRTLDEIGSTAKQIASLVGEADVGIKFEKNWSKQLIESFSTKKVFTKSPHVLLEVEHSPLIIAGQMTFLHEILEKCGGENIFKDLKGYPRISKELLFNKKIDLILLADHFSNEQTKTRALNNWKSFLPTKNTRLVVLSPDITTRPGPRLLEGIKIICGAL